ACGGTGGCCGGGATGCCGAAGTCGGCGAGCCGGCGACACCGCTCCGCGTACGCCGGCAGCTCCGCCCGCAGCCGCTCGTACGTCTCCGGGCTGAGCCCGCCCTCGCCGCCGATCCGCAGCGACTCGCGATCGTCGAGCAGCTCGGCGAGCAGCCCGGGCAGCACCTCGGGGCGATGATCCGGAACGCCGAGCGCGATCAGCTCGTCGGCCCGGGGCACGGTGGCCAGTTGAAGCGCCGCATACCCGGGCAGCGCCCGCTCCCAGTGCGCCAGGTCCCGGTCCCGGCCCAGCACCTCGCGCAGCGACTCTCCGCCGTCCGGCAGCAGCGACCAGCCCTGGTCGGGGTCCAACGCGATCGGCGCCAGCACCCGCTCGGGCGCCAGCCGGGCCAGCTCCGCGATCAGGACCGCCTCGTGCGCCGTACCCGGGTTGTTGGCCTTGAACCAGACCGGCCCGCCGTCGGTCGGCACCCGCCAGACCAGCGACCACGGCCGCACCCGAGGCTCCACCGGCCCGGTCACCCGCCGGCCGGCCCGGCTCAGCTGCCCGTCGACCCAGGACCGTGCCCGCACCTGCCACTGCTCGCCGGACCAGTCGGGCGCGTGCTTGTCGGCTGTCGTCGTCACGGTGCGCACCCTAGGCGGCCCAGCCGGGCCGGGGCGAGACGTTTTCCCGGAAGCCTTCCCGGGAGC
The nucleotide sequence above comes from Micromonospora sp. NBC_00389. Encoded proteins:
- a CDS encoding aminoglycoside phosphotransferase family protein — translated: MTTTADKHAPDWSGEQWQVRARSWVDGQLSRAGRRVTGPVEPRVRPWSLVWRVPTDGGPVWFKANNPGTAHEAVLIAELARLAPERVLAPIALDPDQGWSLLPDGGESLREVLGRDRDLAHWERALPGYAALQLATVPRADELIALGVPDHRPEVLPGLLAELLDDRESLRIGGEGGLSPETYERLRAELPAYAERCRRLADFGIPATVQHDDLHDGNVFAGPAGYRYFDWGDASVAHPFGTLLVTLRSVRYATELSADDARLARLRDAYLEAWTDRYDRRTLVEAAGLAVSVGAVSRSLSWRRALDTPDPARAEYADAVPGWLEELLESDPV